The genome window TCTTTTATTGGCTGCATCAGATTTATTCAGATTTTGGTTCCATGCTGAACATATAATTGAATGCTATAGAGCATGGAAGTTTCCACCACATCTTTCTTTTGATAGTTCACATTGTTTCATCAAAGAACACTGCATTTTACACAAAAAATGCTATGATGGCCTTCTTTTCTATGGGTGTGCCTTCTGGACAATTGATTTACGTAACATGGATCTGTACATCCTTACAACTGCTACTAGAACAATAAAATTCCTAGTTTTCAACAATTTAGCATCAAATGTATAGTCTTTTTACTCTTATGGAGCTCTTTTCAGAGAAATATCACTACTTATTTGGCTAGGAATTTAGAACTTGCTTGAGATGGTTGTCATTGGGTTGTAAGCAAGTTGTGAAGTTTGGACAATTTGTTTTTGTTCCCATAGTAATGTGGAAGGTCTAGATGAGGATGCAATGGCAATTGCAACTTCAATGGCACTATCTACTCTGCAAATTATAGACAATTAATTAACTTCTTTACatttgaagaactcaagaaagccAAAACATCATTTTTTTCTGGGAAAGAAAGCAAGTCTATAATAGAGTCTAAAATAAGTCTATGGATTTGAATCTTTAAATCTTGTTTTCTTAAAGACCATATCACCAATAATTTCAGCTTCATCTTATTGTCTCTATGCTTGTAAACTGTTCACTTTATTCTCTTTTAGATTTCTATCTGATCCTCACGTAAACCTTGGTTGTCTTCTCATCTAAATTGCACTCTTGTCACAGAAGGTGATGTGTCGAGAGGATCTAACGACTGGTATATGCTCAAACTTGCATATGGCTAACAGAACAGATATATATGTTATTGTCTAACAAAAATGAGGATGCAATAAACTTGATCCTAGTTAATAATATTTCCCATTCATGTgacattccctttttttttctggcATTCATATTATCATccaaaaaaattaattgattttatctccTTTCGTTTATCAATTTTGGCTTTTTGTCTTGATGTGTTTTCAGCTTCAAGAATTAGCTGCTCAgcttattgatctttggaatctgatGGATACACAAATGGAGGAGCAAGAACTGTTTAGTCATGTAACTTGTAATTTGTCTGCCACAGTGGATGAAGTTACTGTTCCTGGAGCTCTTGCCCTTGATCTAATTGAGCAGGTTAGATAAGAATGGTGAAGTCTTGAAATAAGTTTTTTTCCATCTTCGGGATTGAGGAGATGCTAAAGCTTATCTTTCTTGTGTGCTGTTACATTTGTTTTTTTCTCTGCTTTTATGAAGGCTGAAGTGGAAGTTGAAAGGTTAGATCAGCTAAAGGCAAGCAAGATGAAAGAAATAGCTTTCAGGAAACAAACTGAACTTGAGGACATTTACGCTCGTGCTCATGTAGACATAAATTCTGCTGCAGCCAGAGATAAAATATTGGCTTTAGTTGACTCTGGAAATGTTGAATCTTCACAATTACTAGCAGAAATGGATAATCAGATACTGAAAGCTAAGGAGGAAGCCATGAGCAGGAAAGAAATATTGGAAAAGGTTGAAAAATGGATGTCAGCATGTGAAGAAGAAAGCTGGCTTGAAGACTACAATCGGGTAACTAACTGAATATCTTTCTAATCTTGATTTACTTATTCTTGCACTTGTAACACTTTCGTGCATTATTATTCAGCTTGTTGGACCCTTGATCCTTTGGGCCAACACTAATATGTAATGTTTCTTCAACTTTGTCGCTGCCATTTTATCAAAATCCTCCATTGGTGGGATGTACTTGGACCTAATTCATCGATGAGGCATTCTTTCTCTACTCCCTGTTTCTAGATTGACACACATGTATACTAGGATTCTGGCATTAATTTATGCTAATAATTTTCCTGTCAACTTATTGTTGTCTGCAGGTATATGTTCTAGCATAAATAGTTTCTTCCAGTATGCCATAACTACCTCAAAGCTTCATTTACAAAAAGTTTCTTCTGTAAATTATGCAGATACAGTCAACTTGAAATTTTACATGGTGTCAGTATTTAGGCTATTTTAAAGATGCTATTTTCTAGAGAGTAGTCTGTGACCTGTTGTCCATGCAGTCTTATTGTAGATAATTGAACTCATAGGTACTGTTAGGACAGAGATTAGATTTTGCTGCTCCTTGTCACTGCCCAAGTAATTCTCTAAGGTCAATAGTATATGAAATCTAACCAAATTTGAACTTTGTTATGTATGACTCCTTTTTCAGGATGACAATAGATATAACTCGAGTAGAGGTGCACATTTGAACCTCAAGCGTGCAGAAAAAGCTCGTATACTGGTTAACAAGATTCCAGGTATCTTTGCACAAGCTTGGTGAGATGTATctatttcttctctcttttctatGGTCTACTGTCTGCAAGGAAATATTTGCATGTTATGCCATCTGGCAAGAAGTATTTTTTATCCACCTGGTAAGGAAATATGGAAACAGTTGCTTTTCCatttaaaatatgatatcttAGGTCCCTTTTCCTGTTAAGTTTGCACTAATTTTGCTAAATAGTCTATCTGATGTAACATGGGCATTTTCAGAGCTTGCATCAGGGGATTGGTAAGTGATAGCAAGTTAACAACTTCTGCAATTATTGGAGTAAAGCCAATGGAAAACAGAACATTGCAATTACTAATTTTTTGAGACCAAGCTATATCGGCTAGAACTGATTTTTTCCAAGATTTAGTACAAAAAAATTGAAGTTCTTTTACTTTTTCCTGCCTTCCAACTGAATCCGTTTATATGGAGGAAgctagaaaaaaatttaaaataattgccTTCATAATTTCTCATCATTTAAGGGTATCTGTATCACTTCTCTTACAGGATCATTCTGGTGCCTTTTACTACTGTTAACTTGAAAATCATAACAAAACTGTTAATTTAGCTAAAAAAATCCTGGTAGTTAAAAGTAACAGAAACATGAATTCGAATTCATGGGCCTTTTGGCAGATTAGATCTGATAGTTGAGtgacatttttttattattaggaATTGATCTACAGCTATGTTTGTGTTCAGCTGGTAAAGCATTTCAAATTCATTCCATAACTAATAATGTTTGATGTTGTAGCTCTTGTTGAGACACTGGTTGCTAAAATTCAAACATGggaagaggatcatgggatgtcaTTCATGTATGATGGTGTTCCGCTTCTTGCTATGCTAGATGAATATACTATGCTAAGGCAGGAAAGAGAAGAGGAAAAACGAAGGCAGAAGGTACTCTTTGACTTGTTTTGATTGTCATGGCAGTGTGAACCTAGTATATGATCACCGACAAGTCCATGGGTGTCTAAATTCTTTCTGTTTGTAAATTCCAGGATCAGAAGCGCATGCATGAGCAACTTGCCACTGAGCAAGAATCTATGTTCAGTTCAAGGCCTAGTCCAGCTCGACCACTCGGCACAAAGAAAGTGGTGGGTCCTCGTGCAAATGGAGGTCCATCAAATGGTACTCCAAGTCGACGGTTATCACTTAATGCCCACCAGGGCAGCACAAATGGTGTGAGGTCTGTGAGCAGGGATGGTAAGAGGGACGGTAACAGGCCAGCAGGTCCAGTGAACTATGTTGCCATCGTGAAAGAGGATGCAGGCTCCCATGTGTCAGGCACTGACCAAGTTCCTGCGTCACCGTGAGATGGTGTCGTGAATGCATTTTGCAGATTTTCTTCTTTGTTACTGATGCAGTCTTATGTTAGGTTGTGATAAGTAATTGAGTAATTATAGTAGAACACCATAGGAAGGTTGACGAGAGGAACCGCTTGAGAAGACCAGTGCTTCATAAATTGGAATGTTTGCTTTCAGAACATAAAATATTTGTCATTGTAAGATGTGCATTAGCTATTTGTTGATCAAAGCATGGCTAGGCTTGCTTCTCCTGCCCATTAAGTCTTTTGCTCATAAGCATCATGTTGACCATTATGTTGCTGTATCTTTTAGCCTCAGTGATGCTTTCATGAGTTGCTCCTTGCAGGTGAAATCATGAAGTAACAACTTCGCTATTTAACTTCACAATCCTGGTAATTTTGCCGCTGATCTTTGTAAAACACATTAAACATCAAAGCGTCCACAGTGCATGTGGcgttttttgtgttttttgacATATTTCAAAATAAGTGAAAAACAAAAATCTTTTAGTTTTTTTCTCATAATCTTAAATTTAGGTTTATCCATTAGGCATTTTAcctaaacaaacaaacaaaaaaaaaccatAGTATTTAGTTTTTACGTGGTGACACccctcatgattttttttttttacttggggGTATTTGTTTTTTTTACTTGAACCTTACTGTTTCAACCCATTGATCATTATTGATTTTGTTCCATCGGGCCATCTTGGGTCGAGTCAGATCGCCTCGGAACAGGTTTGGTAGCAATGGGTTTGGGTCGGATGTGCACAGTTAAATGAGCAAAGGGCATATCGTGAGCAACGGTAACGGTGAGTTCCCCTTCATCAAGGGACAACGTTACCTTAAGTAGCAGCGTTCCCTTCCTCGATGGCGTCAGTTTTGAAAGTTAGTTAAATTATGTAATTTTGTTTAATTAAGTAagttatattatagatatgattagattttgattatggttattggccaataaaaaaattcatgttaaaatgagattccttaggagataaccttgatggaaggaactctcataataacttatcctagatgctctcgcctataaatagacaggacctctagagGTAATCTTCCTACATCTCAGAGAAATTAAAGTTTTTCTCTCAACCtctctaatccatcaatctaggtggtccaataaaaagataggaagagaggagaaagatctagttctccttgtagattgatatttcatatccgaCGATGACGGcatttgtagatcagataaagttTATTCTTTTGAACAACAACAAAAGGTACGCATCATaataatattgttagatctaatgttatttgatttcaatcttg of Musa acuminata AAA Group cultivar baxijiao chromosome BXJ2-3, Cavendish_Baxijiao_AAA, whole genome shotgun sequence contains these proteins:
- the LOC103978180 gene encoding 65-kDa microtubule-associated protein 1 is translated as MAVTDSQNPLLGVTTCGSLLQQLQLIWDEVGESDEERDKMLLQLEQECLDVYKRKVEQASKTRALLLQSLADSKAELARLLSALGQKSFVGIPDKSSGTIKEQLAVIGPLLEQLCKQKEDRMREFADVQLQIEKISGEIAGTLNIGEQMRTLMVDVEDLSLKKLDEYQSQLKELQKEKSDRLHKVLDLVSTVHDLCAVLGLDFFSTVTEVHPSLNDSVDVQSKSISNDTISNLCRMVLLLKEDKKMRLQKLQELAAQLIDLWNLMDTQMEEQELFSHVTCNLSATVDEVTVPGALALDLIEQAEVEVERLDQLKASKMKEIAFRKQTELEDIYARAHVDINSAAARDKILALVDSGNVESSQLLAEMDNQILKAKEEAMSRKEILEKVEKWMSACEEESWLEDYNRDDNRYNSSRGAHLNLKRAEKARILVNKIPALVETLVAKIQTWEEDHGMSFMYDGVPLLAMLDEYTMLRQEREEEKRRQKDQKRMHEQLATEQESMFSSRPSPARPLGTKKVVGPRANGGPSNGTPSRRLSLNAHQGSTNGVRSVSRDGKRDGNRPAGPVNYVAIVKEDAGSHVSGTDQVPASP